One region of Polynucleobacter sp. SHI8 genomic DNA includes:
- a CDS encoding tyrosine recombinase XerC, which translates to MQGTTTRELLAVEQFIEELRVVRQLSPHTLKAYRQDLMILCQNISEEHLELHQVKSIHTRSWVAKLHSQGSSPRSISRLLSAWRTFFDWLATSKTQAPIHEIKVNPVQDLRAPRKAKSLPKALSVEYAIVLMEKAQQEASQPSNEQWSLLRDHALVELFYSSGLRLSEILGIDSSMTKGYSKDSFGWIAWDSQEVHVLGKGGKRRIVPIGSSAMQALRTWFDAWAIKMAEQAKSAGPLFMNQKAQRLSPRTVQERLKNLAMRSGLPVHVHPHMLRHSFASHVLQSSHDLRAVQEMLGHASIGSTQIYTALDFQHLAQAYDLAHPRSKASK; encoded by the coding sequence ATGCAAGGCACAACCACTAGGGAACTCCTTGCGGTTGAACAATTCATTGAAGAGCTTAGGGTCGTTAGACAACTATCTCCCCATACCCTCAAAGCTTATCGTCAAGATTTAATGATTCTTTGTCAAAACATATCCGAAGAGCATCTGGAGTTACATCAAGTAAAGAGTATTCATACAAGATCTTGGGTTGCAAAACTTCATAGTCAAGGATCTTCACCTAGATCCATCTCGCGACTTCTTTCTGCTTGGAGAACCTTTTTCGATTGGCTAGCTACAAGTAAGACTCAGGCACCTATTCATGAGATAAAGGTAAATCCTGTTCAAGATCTGCGAGCCCCAAGAAAAGCGAAGAGCCTACCTAAAGCCTTGAGTGTTGAATACGCTATTGTTTTAATGGAAAAGGCTCAGCAAGAAGCAAGTCAACCCTCAAATGAACAATGGTCTTTGTTGCGAGATCATGCCTTAGTTGAGTTGTTTTATTCATCGGGATTGCGCTTATCTGAAATTCTTGGAATTGATAGTTCCATGACAAAAGGGTATTCGAAAGATTCTTTTGGATGGATAGCTTGGGATAGTCAAGAAGTTCATGTGTTGGGTAAAGGTGGAAAACGTCGGATTGTTCCTATCGGATCGTCAGCAATGCAGGCTCTTAGAACTTGGTTTGATGCATGGGCAATAAAAATGGCGGAACAAGCGAAGAGTGCAGGCCCTCTATTTATGAATCAAAAAGCCCAAAGACTTTCGCCAAGGACTGTTCAAGAGCGTTTAAAAAATCTTGCCATGAGGTCAGGATTACCAGTCCATGTTCATCCACATATGTTGCGACACAGTTTTGCAAGTCATGTATTACAGTCATCTCATGATCTAAGGGCCGTTCAAGAAATGCTTGGACACGCCAGCATTGGGAGTACTCAGATTTATACTGCCCTAGATTTTCAACATTTAGCGCAAGCATATGACTTAGCGCATCCAAGGTCAAAGGCAAGTAAATAA
- a CDS encoding DUF484 family protein, which yields MDTDIDQPQQEQERLVAQWLLSTAGFFDRHPDLLAQIELANSHSGKAISLQEKQMALLRNQNRDLNQRLSEMLRFGTENDRTQTLMVKWLEGLLASKDRNATIESITTGLNKLFDIGNVEIISPEQVSEELKTKLDLAPICGSVDLVTNLVSSDLLLDASSMVVIPLMYQGTNLGALFMASQDKEKFSPQMGLSYIHQLAQLAAAALYRFQGQ from the coding sequence ATGGATACTGATATCGATCAACCTCAGCAAGAACAAGAGCGTTTAGTTGCGCAGTGGCTTTTATCAACAGCCGGATTTTTTGACCGTCATCCGGATTTATTGGCCCAAATTGAGCTGGCTAACTCGCATAGTGGTAAAGCAATTTCTTTACAAGAAAAACAAATGGCTTTACTCAGAAACCAAAATCGAGATTTAAATCAGCGATTATCTGAGATGCTACGTTTCGGGACTGAAAATGATCGTACTCAAACCTTAATGGTGAAGTGGTTAGAGGGATTGCTGGCTTCTAAAGATCGAAATGCAACCATTGAGAGCATTACTACTGGCCTTAATAAGTTGTTTGATATTGGAAATGTAGAAATTATTTCCCCAGAACAAGTCTCAGAGGAATTAAAGACTAAATTAGATCTAGCGCCTATTTGCGGTAGTGTCGATCTTGTAACGAATCTAGTGAGTTCAGATCTTTTGTTAGATGCTAGCAGCATGGTTGTGATTCCATTGATGTATCAAGGTACTAATTTGGGGGCGTTATTCATGGCGAGCCAAGACAAAGAAAAATTTTCGCCTCAGATGGGCCTTAGCTATATACATCAATTGGCTCAACTGGCTGCCGCAGCGCTGTACCGATTCCAGGGTCAGTAA
- the gatB gene encoding Asp-tRNA(Asn)/Glu-tRNA(Gln) amidotransferase subunit GatB has protein sequence MTRSNWEVVIGLETHAQLKTNSKIFSGASIAFGAEPNVQACPVDLALPGTLPVLNQEAVNHAIRFGLAIGSKIAPISVFARKNYFYPDLPKGYQISQFALPVVIGGKIPIEIDGVKKEIQLTRAHLEEDAGKSLHDDFVGLHGEKSSGIDLNRAGTPLLEIVTDPVMRSAAEAVAYAKELHALVMWIGICDGNMQEGSFRCDANVSVRPLGQQEFGTRCEIKNLNSFKFLEEAIQYEVQRQIELIEDGGVVKQETRLYDPDRQETRSMRSKEDAQDYRYFPDPDLLPLHITEEMIASIRATMPALPSALRNTWQTSYGLSDYDASLLTQSKSTADYFIELLTLIKEDIVKPAVNLMSGDLASALNRDGLEASESPVRPSHLAQILQRIQDGTISNKIAKDIFATLWERGVSGALADQGVVDALIEEKGLKQISDVGAIEKIIDQVLSDNPKSVEEFRSGKEKAFNSLVGQIMKASKGKANPAQVNQILKEKLSN, from the coding sequence ATGACAAGGTCAAATTGGGAGGTGGTGATTGGGCTTGAAACACACGCGCAATTAAAAACGAATTCAAAAATATTTAGTGGTGCAAGCATTGCTTTTGGTGCGGAACCGAATGTTCAGGCTTGTCCAGTTGACTTGGCGCTTCCTGGAACTTTGCCCGTATTAAACCAAGAAGCGGTCAATCATGCCATTCGTTTTGGGTTGGCGATCGGCTCTAAAATTGCCCCTATCAGCGTTTTTGCAAGAAAAAACTATTTTTATCCAGACTTACCAAAAGGTTATCAAATTAGTCAATTTGCATTACCCGTTGTAATCGGTGGCAAGATTCCTATTGAAATTGACGGCGTAAAAAAAGAAATTCAATTAACTAGAGCTCATTTAGAAGAAGATGCTGGAAAATCTTTACATGATGATTTTGTTGGACTGCATGGTGAAAAATCGAGTGGTATTGATTTAAACCGAGCGGGAACACCCTTATTAGAGATTGTTACTGATCCTGTCATGCGCAGTGCAGCTGAGGCAGTTGCGTACGCAAAAGAGTTACATGCACTCGTGATGTGGATTGGAATTTGTGATGGCAATATGCAAGAAGGCTCATTTAGATGTGATGCCAATGTGTCAGTAAGACCACTCGGACAGCAAGAGTTTGGTACAAGGTGTGAGATAAAAAATCTGAACTCCTTTAAGTTCCTAGAGGAAGCAATTCAGTATGAAGTACAACGGCAAATTGAGCTCATTGAAGATGGGGGCGTCGTTAAGCAAGAAACCCGCTTATATGACCCGGATCGTCAAGAGACCAGAAGTATGAGAAGTAAAGAGGATGCTCAAGATTACCGTTACTTTCCTGATCCAGACTTATTGCCGCTGCATATTACAGAGGAAATGATTGCCAGCATTCGAGCAACCATGCCCGCCTTACCAAGTGCATTAAGAAATACATGGCAAACCTCTTATGGTTTAAGTGACTATGACGCTTCTTTGTTAACCCAAAGTAAATCAACTGCGGATTACTTTATTGAATTACTCACCTTAATAAAAGAAGATATAGTCAAACCTGCCGTCAATCTGATGTCGGGAGATCTTGCGTCAGCTTTGAATCGAGATGGTCTTGAAGCATCCGAATCACCAGTACGACCATCCCACCTTGCTCAAATCTTGCAAAGAATTCAGGATGGAACTATTTCCAACAAAATTGCCAAAGATATATTTGCAACACTTTGGGAAAGAGGCGTATCAGGAGCATTAGCCGATCAAGGTGTAGTAGATGCACTCATCGAAGAAAAAGGATTAAAGCAAATCAGTGATGTTGGAGCGATTGAAAAAATTATTGACCAAGTTCTCTCGGATAATCCAAAATCGGTTGAAGAATTTAGGAGTGGCAAGGAAAAAGCGTTTAATTCTTTAGTAGGTCAAATTATGAAGGCATCTAAAGGCAAAGCCAATCCTGCACAAGTGAATCAGATTTTAAAAGAAAAATTAAGCAACTAA
- the gatA gene encoding Asp-tRNA(Asn)/Glu-tRNA(Gln) amidotransferase subunit GatA — protein MNWHEKSLTELSNALSGKEISSVELTQYFLNRMARSQKLNSYLDIQEDLSLRDARIADQKIAKGEAGLLTGIPIAHKDVFVTKDWKSTAASKMLENYLSPYDAKVVELLGVNGAGMVCLGKTNMDEFAMGSSNENSAYGPALNPWNTSYVSGGSSGGSAVAVAAGLTPIATGTDTGGSIRQPAAFCGITGIKPTYGSVSRYGMIAYASSLDQAGPMGKSAKDCALLLNVISGHDPRDSTSLRKDSLDFEGLLGKPWSTPGGLPLQGLRIGIPDEYFAQGLQEEVRNSVQAALKTFEELGATCISVSLPKTKLSIPVYYVLAPAEASSNLSRYDGVRYGFRAKEYKDLNQMYERSRSEGFGGEVKRRILIGTYVLSQGYYDAYYLQAQKIRRIIAEDFQAAFTRCDVLMGPVAPQVAWKVGEKSKDPVEMYLEDIYTLSPNLAGLPAMSIPCGMSQQGLPIGIQIIGNYFSEAKMLQIADHYQQSSSWHQLVPPSSGVQL, from the coding sequence GTGAACTGGCACGAAAAATCGCTCACAGAGCTATCTAATGCCCTTTCTGGCAAGGAAATATCTAGCGTTGAGCTAACCCAGTATTTCTTGAATCGTATGGCAAGATCTCAAAAGTTAAATTCCTACTTAGACATTCAAGAGGATTTATCCCTTCGAGATGCAAGGATCGCCGATCAAAAAATTGCAAAAGGAGAGGCTGGGCTTTTAACTGGAATTCCAATTGCACACAAAGATGTTTTTGTGACCAAGGATTGGAAATCCACCGCAGCTTCAAAAATGTTAGAAAACTATTTAAGCCCATATGATGCTAAGGTTGTGGAACTTCTTGGGGTCAATGGTGCTGGCATGGTGTGTTTGGGTAAAACCAATATGGACGAATTTGCCATGGGTTCCTCAAACGAAAACTCTGCCTATGGTCCCGCACTCAATCCTTGGAACACTAGTTATGTGTCAGGAGGATCTTCTGGAGGCTCAGCCGTGGCAGTTGCCGCAGGTTTGACGCCAATTGCCACCGGCACTGACACTGGCGGCTCCATACGTCAACCAGCAGCGTTTTGTGGGATAACAGGTATCAAACCCACTTATGGAAGCGTATCTAGGTACGGGATGATTGCTTATGCATCCTCTCTTGATCAGGCAGGTCCAATGGGTAAATCTGCTAAAGATTGCGCCCTTTTACTCAATGTAATTTCTGGGCACGACCCAAGGGACTCCACATCATTACGTAAAGATAGCTTGGATTTTGAAGGATTACTTGGAAAACCTTGGTCTACTCCTGGAGGATTACCTCTACAGGGATTACGCATTGGTATTCCAGACGAATATTTTGCACAAGGCCTTCAAGAGGAGGTTCGTAACTCGGTACAAGCGGCTTTAAAAACATTTGAAGAGTTAGGTGCGACTTGTATTTCAGTATCTTTGCCCAAAACAAAGCTTTCAATACCGGTTTACTATGTTTTGGCACCTGCAGAGGCTTCTAGTAATTTGAGTCGATATGATGGCGTACGTTATGGATTTAGAGCTAAAGAATACAAAGATCTCAATCAAATGTATGAAAGATCTAGATCCGAAGGATTTGGTGGCGAAGTGAAACGTCGAATTTTGATCGGTACTTATGTACTATCCCAAGGCTATTACGACGCATATTATTTGCAAGCGCAGAAAATTAGACGAATCATTGCCGAGGATTTTCAGGCGGCATTTACCCGGTGTGATGTTTTGATGGGTCCTGTCGCTCCTCAAGTTGCATGGAAAGTCGGCGAAAAGTCTAAAGATCCTGTGGAAATGTATTTAGAAGACATTTATACACTTAGTCCAAATCTTGCGGGTCTCCCCGCAATGAGTATTCCATGTGGAATGAGTCAACAAGGCTTACCAATCGGCATACAAATCATTGGAAATTATTTTTCTGAAGCAAAAATGTTGCAAATAGCGGATCATTATCAACAGAGTAGTTCTTGGCATCAGTTGGTCCCACCAAGTTCCGGAGTCCAGCTATGA
- the gatC gene encoding Asp-tRNA(Asn)/Glu-tRNA(Gln) amidotransferase subunit GatC, giving the protein MNIEEINHLAKLSGLELDPHQTKQVSKELENIFSLVAELQSVDTTGVEPLFHPIAVIEPLSQALRVDIVSEENNRTNNMLSAPVSHEGLFLVPKVIE; this is encoded by the coding sequence ATGAATATTGAAGAAATTAATCATTTAGCCAAACTATCAGGTTTGGAATTAGATCCTCACCAGACCAAACAGGTTTCTAAGGAGTTAGAAAACATTTTTAGTTTGGTGGCAGAATTGCAATCCGTTGATACAACAGGGGTTGAGCCTTTGTTTCACCCAATTGCTGTGATTGAGCCACTTAGTCAAGCATTAAGGGTAGATATTGTGTCTGAAGAAAATAATCGCACAAATAATATGTTATCTGCGCCAGTCAGTCATGAGGGGCTCTTCTTAGTGCCTAAGGTGATTGAGTGA
- a CDS encoding rod shape-determining protein has product MFGLFRSYFSNDLAIDLGTANTLIYMRDRGIVLDEPSVVAIRQDGSSGKKTILAVGHEAKAMLGRVPGNIQAIRPMKDGVIADFTITEQMLKQFIKMVHETKFLKPSPRIIICVPCGSTQVERRAIRESALGAGASQVFLIEEPMAAAIGAGLPVTEASGSMVIDIGGGTTEVGVMSLGGMVYKWSVRVGGDKFDDAITNYIRRNYGMLIGEQTAELIKKTIGSAFPGNEVREMEVKGRNLSEGIPRSFTVTSNEILEALSDPLNQIVIAVKSALEQTPPELASDIAERGMMLTGGGALLRDLDRLLLEETGLPVHVADDPLTCVARGSGMALERMDKLSSIFSQE; this is encoded by the coding sequence ATGTTCGGACTCTTCCGTAGTTACTTTTCTAACGATTTAGCAATCGATCTTGGCACAGCCAACACACTCATTTATATGCGCGACCGAGGCATAGTTCTAGACGAACCCTCTGTTGTTGCAATTCGACAAGATGGCTCAAGTGGTAAAAAAACCATCTTAGCCGTAGGGCATGAAGCGAAAGCTATGTTGGGTAGAGTGCCGGGTAATATCCAAGCCATCCGCCCGATGAAGGATGGTGTTATTGCTGATTTTACGATCACTGAGCAAATGCTCAAACAATTTATCAAAATGGTTCATGAAACCAAATTTTTGAAGCCAAGTCCAAGAATTATTATTTGTGTACCTTGCGGATCAACCCAAGTTGAAAGACGAGCTATTCGTGAATCAGCTCTTGGAGCTGGGGCATCTCAAGTATTCCTCATTGAAGAGCCAATGGCTGCTGCAATTGGCGCTGGCCTTCCTGTAACAGAAGCTTCCGGATCTATGGTCATAGACATCGGCGGTGGTACAACTGAGGTTGGTGTGATGTCCCTCGGCGGTATGGTTTACAAGTGGTCGGTACGTGTTGGTGGTGATAAATTTGATGATGCTATTACTAATTACATTCGCCGTAATTACGGTATGTTGATAGGTGAGCAAACGGCTGAACTAATTAAGAAAACGATTGGTTCGGCTTTCCCCGGAAATGAAGTTCGCGAAATGGAAGTGAAAGGTAGAAATCTTTCGGAAGGTATTCCAAGAAGCTTTACCGTTACGAGTAATGAAATTTTAGAAGCTTTGTCCGATCCTTTAAATCAAATTGTGATTGCGGTGAAATCTGCTCTCGAACAAACTCCTCCTGAATTAGCTTCTGATATTGCAGAACGAGGCATGATGCTCACAGGTGGTGGCGCATTACTTCGCGATTTAGACAGATTGTTGTTAGAAGAAACTGGTTTGCCTGTTCACGTAGCTGATGATCCATTGACCTGCGTAGCTCGTGGCTCTGGAATGGCTCTAGAAAGAATGGATAAGCTGAGTAGTATCTTCTCTCAAGAGTAA
- the mreC gene encoding rod shape-determining protein MreC: protein MFRSSPTLFNQGAPFLKLFFFLLLGSVFIFADYKLHATEKIRLVGNNLLFPIQQLLSQPGKLSDISLDYFQTRASLKHQLEEQSSQLDNLRLMANQAEALESENSHMRKLLSLQQKSKVKSLAAEVIFSPLSPSSQRIIINRGSADGVISGMPIASEAGIMGQIVRVFENSSEAALLEDRDFAIPVLVERNGLRTVLFGVGRGEPLELRYVNNLADLDVGDHLITSGIDGTYPAGMPVAMISKIDRSSDNSGAIIACKPLAKLHHHRHLSILLYQPTTIAPSPTESEVVKNRLRQKKGN, encoded by the coding sequence TTGTTTCGGAGCTCCCCGACCTTATTTAATCAAGGTGCACCTTTTTTAAAGTTGTTTTTTTTTCTATTGTTGGGTTCAGTGTTTATCTTTGCAGATTACAAACTGCATGCCACTGAGAAAATCAGGTTGGTTGGAAATAATCTACTTTTTCCAATCCAACAATTATTATCCCAACCAGGTAAATTGTCTGATATATCTTTAGATTACTTTCAAACACGCGCCTCTTTAAAGCATCAATTAGAGGAACAATCTTCACAGTTAGATAATCTCCGACTCATGGCGAACCAAGCAGAGGCATTAGAGTCTGAAAACTCGCATATGCGCAAGTTGCTATCTCTTCAACAAAAATCAAAGGTAAAGTCTTTGGCTGCTGAAGTGATTTTTAGTCCATTAAGTCCAAGCTCGCAGAGAATTATTATTAATCGAGGGAGTGCTGATGGCGTTATATCAGGAATGCCTATTGCATCCGAGGCCGGCATCATGGGTCAAATTGTTCGAGTTTTTGAAAACTCTTCTGAAGCCGCTCTTCTGGAGGATCGAGACTTTGCCATCCCCGTTCTGGTTGAGCGCAATGGCTTAAGGACAGTTCTGTTTGGAGTAGGTCGAGGAGAGCCTTTAGAATTACGTTATGTTAATAATCTGGCTGACTTAGATGTTGGTGACCATTTAATTACATCAGGTATTGATGGTACTTATCCTGCTGGAATGCCGGTTGCGATGATTAGTAAAATCGATCGCTCTTCTGATAACTCTGGGGCGATCATCGCATGTAAGCCATTAGCCAAATTACATCACCATCGACATTTAAGTATCTTGTTATACCAACCAACGACGATTGCTCCAAGTCCTACAGAGTCTGAGGTTGTAAAAAATAGACTTCGTCAGAAAAAAGGAAATTAA
- the mreD gene encoding rod shape-determining protein MreD, producing MAFSIFKLRTMTGPLFTLIGAFILNMFPWGNSPWVPDFLLIALAFWVLQAPEKINLLSAFLLGLLMDIQTSQYLGIHAIIYVTASFVIIYSQRRLLNATLFGQTFIMLQVFLIANFVFLLMLWLIGQSKEISFAFLIIPSLIETGLWPIFKNALSSRASFINHHHS from the coding sequence ATGGCCTTTTCAATTTTCAAGCTGCGCACAATGACGGGACCACTCTTTACTCTGATAGGTGCCTTTATTTTGAACATGTTTCCATGGGGTAATTCCCCATGGGTTCCTGATTTTCTTCTCATTGCTTTGGCTTTTTGGGTTTTACAAGCTCCAGAAAAGATTAATTTATTATCCGCATTTTTGCTCGGCCTATTAATGGATATTCAAACATCTCAGTATTTGGGTATTCATGCCATCATTTATGTAACCGCTAGTTTTGTCATTATTTATTCGCAACGTCGTTTATTAAATGCGACTTTATTTGGGCAAACATTCATCATGCTTCAAGTATTTTTAATTGCCAATTTTGTATTTTTACTGATGCTTTGGCTCATTGGGCAAAGTAAGGAAATTTCTTTTGCTTTCCTCATCATACCGAGTCTTATTGAAACTGGTTTATGGCCTATCTTTAAAAATGCTTTATCAAGTCGCGCATCTTTTATCAACCATCATCATTCTTGA
- the mrdA gene encoding penicillin-binding protein 2 has protein sequence MARQNDSYSSLETFQSRIQIALWFVMICLFILFFRFFWLQVVKHTKYSTASESNRIAIITTQSQRGLIIDRNGIVIARNFPSYSLEITPAGVNQPIEELVTSLNTVIKISNKDRQNFYRSLQGAKKTESIALRNFLNDEEVARFMSRRYAFPGVEVQVRYFREYPYQELGAHLIGYTGRVSQKDREKLLAELEESSDETNSDELRPIKIKGIQQVGKIGLEQSYEKELRGTLGYSQVEITAGGRVVRNLSSTAPIAGSNLSLAVDIKLQYLMEHLYSKRRGAAVVIEVSTGDVLAFVSMPTYNPNAFIDGIDADLWKKLNDSPEKPLFNRPLRGTYPPGSTFKPFMALAALEGKFRTPEQGISDPGYFKFGNTTFRDDAVNGHGFVNMRQSIAVSCDTYYYILARDMGINAISAFMKDLGFGQISGIDINGEVRGILPSKEWKKAYYSDPSKQAWGEGDTISIGIGQGYNSYTILQLAQATAIIANQGVVMRPHLVKMIEDPITHQKSLTVPSETTRLNIKKENLAVITDGMIGVNQSGTGRVPFAGVKYPVAGKTGTAQVFSLGGKQYNAGAISEFKRDHALYIAFAPADKPKYALALVVENAGFGATAAAPIARQTLDYLMLNTWPEGVPAWKTAP, from the coding sequence ATGGCTCGGCAAAATGATTCTTATTCATCTTTAGAAACCTTCCAAAGTCGCATTCAAATCGCCCTATGGTTTGTAATGATTTGTTTATTTATTTTGTTTTTTCGCTTCTTTTGGCTTCAGGTAGTTAAACATACAAAATATTCAACCGCATCGGAAAGCAACCGTATTGCAATTATTACAACGCAATCCCAACGGGGTCTTATTATCGATCGTAACGGCATTGTCATTGCTAGGAATTTTCCATCCTACTCTTTAGAAATTACTCCAGCAGGAGTCAATCAACCGATTGAGGAATTGGTTACCTCGCTCAATACCGTTATTAAAATATCTAATAAAGATCGACAAAACTTTTATAGATCGCTTCAAGGGGCAAAAAAAACTGAAAGTATTGCCCTTCGCAATTTCTTAAATGATGAAGAAGTCGCGCGATTTATGTCTCGTCGATACGCCTTTCCGGGTGTGGAAGTTCAAGTAAGATATTTTCGTGAATATCCCTATCAAGAGTTAGGTGCCCACCTCATTGGATATACCGGAAGAGTTTCTCAAAAAGATCGTGAAAAACTGCTTGCTGAACTTGAAGAATCCTCTGATGAGACCAACAGTGATGAATTACGCCCTATCAAAATAAAGGGTATCCAACAAGTTGGGAAAATTGGTCTTGAGCAAAGTTATGAAAAAGAATTAAGGGGAACTCTGGGTTATAGTCAAGTTGAAATCACTGCCGGTGGACGGGTAGTTCGTAACTTGTCATCGACAGCGCCAATCGCAGGCTCTAATCTTTCTCTTGCTGTAGATATTAAATTACAGTACCTGATGGAGCATCTCTATAGCAAAAGGCGCGGTGCTGCCGTTGTCATTGAAGTTAGTACGGGGGACGTCCTGGCTTTTGTTTCGATGCCAACATATAATCCAAATGCCTTTATTGACGGCATTGATGCTGATTTGTGGAAAAAATTAAATGACTCTCCAGAAAAGCCTTTATTTAATCGGCCATTACGAGGAACCTACCCACCGGGCTCAACTTTTAAACCTTTTATGGCTTTAGCTGCTTTAGAAGGAAAATTTAGAACTCCAGAACAAGGTATTAGTGATCCTGGTTATTTTAAATTTGGCAATACAACCTTTAGGGATGATGCTGTCAATGGCCATGGCTTTGTCAATATGCGTCAATCTATCGCAGTCTCTTGTGATACGTATTACTATATTTTGGCTCGGGATATGGGTATTAATGCCATCAGCGCTTTTATGAAAGATCTTGGATTTGGGCAGATATCAGGTATTGATATTAATGGTGAGGTACGGGGAATATTACCTTCCAAAGAGTGGAAAAAAGCATATTACTCCGACCCATCAAAGCAAGCTTGGGGTGAAGGTGACACGATTTCTATTGGTATTGGACAAGGCTATAACAGTTACACTATTCTCCAACTTGCCCAAGCAACAGCAATCATTGCTAATCAAGGTGTGGTTATGAGGCCACATTTAGTGAAGATGATAGAAGATCCGATCACTCACCAAAAATCACTTACAGTTCCTTCAGAAACAACAAGATTAAATATCAAGAAAGAAAATTTAGCTGTCATTACTGATGGAATGATTGGCGTGAATCAATCAGGAACGGGAAGAGTGCCCTTTGCTGGTGTCAAATATCCTGTTGCTGGAAAGACAGGAACTGCTCAGGTTTTTAGCCTAGGCGGTAAACAGTACAACGCTGGTGCGATTTCTGAGTTTAAAAGAGATCATGCGCTTTATATAGCGTTCGCTCCAGCAGATAAGCCTAAATATGCGCTAGCTTTAGTGGTTGAAAATGCAGGTTTTGGCGCCACTGCTGCAGCTCCCATTGCTAGACAAACGCTTGATTATTTAATGCTAAACACTTGGCCAGAAGGAGTTCCTGCATGGAAAACCGCTCCGTAG
- the rodA gene encoding rod shape-determining protein RodA, whose translation MENRSVVKRLSFLWQGLDPSLAIILLCLVVVGNITFLSASSGTVVSWVEQSRNLATALIIMWVTSRIPIKWLEKISLWVYLVGVALLVAVAIFGLIKKGARRWLNIGVVIQPSEIMKIAMPMMLAWYFHKKDGMVKLQDFFVAFCLLLLPIFLIARQPDLGTAILVFAAGFYVILFAGFPWKFVLPFAVIALLGIVLIVIFGDAICAKGVTWPLLKSYQQHRVCTLLDPSSDPLGKGFHTLQSMIAIGSGGLFGKGWMKGTQTHLEFIPEKHTDFIFAVYSEEFGLFGNLVLIILFFLLIQRGLQIAASAPNLYSRLLGGSVTLIFFTYAFVNMAMVSGLLPVVGVPLPFISYGGTALTTLGFGVGILMSINRGRRLIQT comes from the coding sequence ATGGAAAACCGCTCCGTAGTAAAACGTCTGAGTTTCCTTTGGCAAGGATTAGACCCAAGTCTAGCCATCATTTTATTGTGTTTAGTTGTGGTCGGTAACATCACATTTTTATCAGCAAGCTCCGGGACTGTTGTAAGTTGGGTTGAGCAGTCTAGAAACCTTGCAACCGCTTTAATCATTATGTGGGTTACCTCAAGAATACCGATTAAATGGTTAGAAAAAATATCTCTTTGGGTCTATCTAGTTGGTGTCGCTCTTCTTGTGGCTGTCGCAATATTTGGGTTAATCAAAAAAGGAGCGCGGCGTTGGCTCAATATCGGGGTTGTGATTCAACCATCAGAAATAATGAAAATTGCAATGCCAATGATGCTCGCTTGGTATTTTCACAAAAAAGATGGCATGGTAAAACTGCAGGACTTCTTTGTCGCTTTTTGTTTGTTGTTACTGCCAATTTTTCTGATTGCTAGACAGCCTGATTTAGGGACTGCCATTTTGGTATTTGCCGCTGGATTTTATGTCATCTTATTTGCTGGGTTTCCCTGGAAATTTGTACTTCCTTTCGCCGTTATTGCTCTCTTAGGAATTGTCTTGATTGTCATTTTTGGTGATGCTATTTGTGCCAAAGGAGTCACTTGGCCTTTATTAAAAAGCTACCAACAACACCGTGTTTGTACCTTACTCGATCCCAGCTCAGACCCATTAGGTAAAGGCTTCCATACACTACAGTCTATGATTGCAATTGGTTCAGGCGGTTTATTCGGCAAAGGCTGGATGAAAGGAACTCAAACTCACCTAGAATTTATCCCTGAAAAACATACTGACTTTATCTTTGCTGTTTACTCTGAAGAGTTTGGCCTTTTTGGAAATTTAGTGCTTATTATTTTGTTTTTTCTTTTAATCCAACGGGGTTTACAAATCGCGGCCTCAGCACCTAATTTGTATTCGCGATTATTAGGCGGTTCAGTGACACTTATTTTCTTTACATATGCATTTGTGAATATGGCAATGGTAAGCGGTCTCTTACCAGTAGTTGGTGTGCCTTTACCCTTTATTAGCTATGGCGGTACTGCGCTCACAACACTGGGGTTTGGTGTTGGAATCTTAATGAGTATTAATCGAGGAAGACGTTTAATTCAAACTTAA